From Flavobacterium sp. 102, a single genomic window includes:
- a CDS encoding SusC/RagA family TonB-linked outer membrane protein, producing MRSKFKWIFTLLLALSMQFSFAQEKTVTGVVSDKTGPLPGANVVVKGTTRSAQADFDGKFSITAKAGEVLVISFTGYNNSSVTVGAANNYVVTLTDGIKLDEVVVEGYRNTTKGTTVVAQTTVNAKTIENRPNASFIQTLQGQVAGLNITSGTGQPGAASSVVIRGAGSLTGNTDPLYVIDGIPTNAINFRSINPTDIESVTVLKDAAATAIYGNRGSGGVIIVKTKRGGTGDAKTSFRYSSTTGYTELQKAKYSFADSRELLTLEKRYGVGRGNSLTDDEIAAYGINTDWVNYFFSQAKSTDHQLSIETSGKNLNSYTSVSYLDQEGILQNTGLKRFTLRNNLSGKSNNDKFTYSLNTSLGFSKSQQAVSLGTGSINQNYVLGATLGAPYISPDEYVSSQQVFDLYNTDGTLLYTPLFLIDKANTFSNDTDEVRMSAGVDLGYNLFKNVTARSRTSFENIETRIVQWQHPISFNSFLFLNPGQEFGGTESIAFRREFRFNQLWQVEWKKTFAEKHTVTALGNAEYYGSQVNTDFQNQRGLDPRTFVPGTGAGYLADITAHDFYGPTGNASKIKYALLSYFGVLDYDFNDRLGVVGTVRYDGTNRFAEDYYWGTFWSVAGRWNINKEKFMENSGFQVLKLRASYGTTGNERIQAGTEWTSLQPPLTRDTYANSATVPGQYNGAASYAVTLGVDDLRWETTTQWNVGIDFEFFKNRVRGTLDYYNRLTVDLLNTEPISPITGQTLINRNSDIELTNKGFELSLAYDVVRNENFKFTVRGNVSKNNTTVNGIPEAQGGEQNLGLTINRNGLQPYEFYLYPYAGVNPDNGNLLFEAADGTLTETPSIADDSRATGKTSTPIYQGGFGFDLDYKGFFASTNFTFVQDVYRFDYDLQGLYDPGSLGQFVVSDDLLNAWTPTNTDTNVPSLNATNYGAEANSDRFLKDASYVRLRYLQVGYRVPKKFLDKTFITGLSFYVQGENLYTWTKWEGLDAESNRGNDQAQYPTPRIFSFGVDLKF from the coding sequence ATGAGATCGAAGTTCAAATGGATTTTTACGCTTTTACTAGCGTTATCAATGCAGTTTTCGTTTGCACAAGAGAAAACTGTAACCGGAGTTGTTTCAGATAAAACTGGACCACTTCCTGGGGCAAATGTTGTTGTTAAAGGTACTACTCGTTCTGCGCAAGCAGATTTTGATGGTAAATTCAGCATCACTGCTAAAGCCGGAGAGGTTTTAGTAATTTCATTTACAGGTTACAACAATTCTAGTGTAACTGTAGGTGCGGCCAATAATTATGTCGTTACATTAACTGACGGTATTAAATTGGATGAAGTAGTAGTAGAAGGATATAGAAATACTACTAAAGGGACAACAGTAGTGGCACAAACTACGGTTAACGCTAAAACTATTGAAAACCGTCCAAATGCGTCCTTTATCCAAACATTACAAGGGCAAGTAGCCGGTTTGAATATTACTTCAGGGACTGGTCAACCGGGTGCGGCAAGTTCGGTAGTTATCCGTGGTGCTGGTTCGTTAACTGGTAATACAGATCCGTTGTATGTAATTGATGGGATACCTACCAATGCAATTAACTTTAGATCAATCAATCCTACGGATATTGAATCTGTTACAGTGTTGAAAGATGCTGCAGCTACTGCTATTTATGGTAATAGAGGTTCTGGTGGTGTAATTATTGTTAAAACGAAACGTGGAGGAACTGGTGATGCTAAGACAAGTTTTAGATACTCTTCTACTACAGGGTATACTGAATTGCAAAAAGCGAAATATTCATTTGCGGATTCTAGAGAATTATTGACTTTAGAAAAGAGATACGGTGTAGGTAGAGGTAATTCATTAACAGATGATGAGATTGCTGCCTATGGTATTAATACTGATTGGGTTAACTACTTCTTCAGTCAAGCAAAATCAACAGATCACCAATTGAGTATTGAAACTTCGGGAAAAAATTTAAATTCTTACACTTCTGTAAGTTATTTAGATCAAGAAGGGATTTTGCAGAATACAGGTTTAAAGCGTTTTACTCTAAGAAATAATTTATCAGGAAAATCAAATAATGATAAATTTACTTATTCTCTTAATACGAGTTTAGGTTTTTCTAAAAGCCAACAAGCAGTTAGCTTAGGTACGGGAAGTATCAATCAAAACTATGTGTTAGGCGCTACTTTGGGTGCGCCATATATTAGTCCTGATGAATATGTTAGTTCTCAACAGGTTTTTGATTTGTACAATACTGATGGTACTTTATTGTATACGCCTTTGTTTTTGATTGACAAAGCTAATACTTTCTCTAATGATACTGATGAGGTTAGGATGAGTGCCGGCGTTGATTTAGGTTATAATCTATTCAAAAATGTAACAGCAAGATCTAGAACTTCTTTTGAAAATATTGAAACTAGAATCGTTCAGTGGCAACATCCAATTTCTTTTAACTCGTTTTTGTTTTTAAATCCGGGACAAGAATTTGGGGGTACAGAAAGTATTGCCTTCAGAAGAGAGTTCCGTTTCAACCAATTATGGCAAGTAGAGTGGAAAAAAACATTTGCTGAAAAACACACTGTAACGGCTTTGGGTAATGCGGAATACTATGGTTCTCAAGTAAATACTGACTTCCAAAACCAAAGAGGTCTTGACCCAAGAACCTTTGTTCCGGGTACAGGTGCCGGTTATTTAGCCGACATTACGGCTCATGATTTTTATGGGCCAACTGGAAATGCTTCTAAAATAAAATATGCTTTGCTTTCTTATTTTGGGGTTTTAGATTATGACTTTAATGACCGTTTAGGAGTAGTTGGTACAGTAAGATATGATGGTACCAATAGATTTGCAGAAGACTATTACTGGGGTACTTTTTGGTCTGTAGCAGGTAGATGGAATATCAACAAAGAAAAATTCATGGAAAACAGTGGGTTTCAAGTTTTAAAGTTAAGAGCCTCTTATGGTACAACTGGAAATGAACGAATCCAAGCGGGTACTGAATGGACAAGTTTACAACCACCGCTAACTAGAGATACTTATGCTAATAGTGCTACTGTTCCGGGTCAATACAATGGTGCCGCAAGTTATGCAGTAACTTTAGGTGTTGATGATTTACGATGGGAAACTACTACGCAATGGAATGTTGGTATAGATTTTGAATTTTTCAAAAACAGGGTAAGAGGTACTTTAGATTATTACAATAGATTAACTGTAGATTTGCTTAATACTGAACCTATATCTCCAATTACTGGTCAAACGCTGATTAACAGAAATTCTGATATTGAATTAACTAATAAAGGTTTTGAATTGTCTTTAGCATATGATGTGGTGCGTAATGAAAACTTTAAGTTTACAGTAAGAGGGAATGTTTCCAAAAACAATACTACTGTAAATGGTATACCTGAAGCACAAGGGGGAGAACAGAATCTAGGACTTACTATTAATAGAAATGGTTTGCAACCTTATGAATTCTACCTTTATCCTTATGCAGGTGTAAATCCTGATAATGGTAACTTGTTATTCGAAGCGGCTGACGGGACTTTAACTGAAACACCAAGTATTGCTGATGACAGTAGAGCTACAGGAAAAACATCTACACCGATTTACCAAGGTGGATTTGGGTTTGATTTAGACTATAAAGGTTTCTTTGCTTCTACTAACTTCACTTTTGTTCAAGATGTTTATCGTTTTGATTACGATTTACAAGGATTATACGATCCGGGATCCTTAGGGCAATTTGTAGTGTCAGATGATTTATTAAATGCATGGACGCCTACCAATACAGACACTAATGTCCCTTCGTTAAATGCTACTAATTATGGTGCTGAGGCTAATTCAGACAGATTTTTGAAGGATGCTTCCTATGTTAGATTAAGATACCTTCAAGTAGGTTATAGAGTGCCTAAGAAATTCCTTGATAAAACATTTATTACAGGTTTAAGTTTCTATGTTCAAGGAGAAAACTTATACACTTGGACCAAATGGGAAGGTTTAGATGCGGAAAGTAATAGAGGTAATGATCAAGCTCAATATCCAACACCAAGGATTTTTAGTTTTGGTGTAGATCTTAAATTTTAA
- a CDS encoding ribonuclease HII, protein MLKLRFSSLTQECGTDEAGRGCLAGPVTAAAIILPEDFKLDLLNDSKQLSEKTRELLKPMIEAQAISYSVTHLDHTVVDEINILNASIKAMQESILKLNPLPNYIIVDGNRFKPVNEIPFTTIVKGDSKYLSIAAASVLAKTYRDEYMNKIHEEFPMYNWKKNKGYPTIEHREAIRKYGVSKYHRKSFRLLPEQLKLEF, encoded by the coding sequence ATGTTAAAATTAAGATTCTCATCTCTCACTCAAGAATGCGGAACCGATGAAGCCGGAAGAGGATGTTTGGCGGGACCTGTGACCGCTGCCGCAATCATTTTACCTGAAGATTTTAAATTGGATTTGCTCAATGACTCCAAACAACTTTCAGAAAAAACAAGAGAGCTATTAAAGCCCATGATTGAAGCCCAAGCCATCAGCTATAGCGTTACCCATCTTGATCATACAGTTGTTGATGAAATCAATATTTTGAATGCCTCTATTAAAGCCATGCAAGAGTCTATTCTTAAACTAAATCCTCTACCTAATTATATAATAGTAGACGGAAACCGATTTAAACCTGTAAATGAGATTCCATTTACCACTATTGTTAAAGGAGACAGCAAATACCTCAGTATAGCAGCCGCCTCTGTTTTAGCAAAAACCTACAGAGACGAATACATGAATAAAATTCACGAAGAATTCCCAATGTACAATTGGAAAAAAAATAAAGGCTATCCCACAATAGAACATAGAGAGGCGATAAGAAAATATGGTGTAAGCAAATACCATCGAAAGTCTTTTCGATTATTGCCGGAACAGTTAAAATTAGAATTTTAG
- the lipB gene encoding lipoyl(octanoyl) transferase LipB: protein MNNIIKLQDLGNKDYKETWDYQEKLFKEIVDIKIQKRNNPDLITPNYFLFVEHPHVYTLGKSGDISNLLLSEKQLEAKGATFYKINRGGDITYHGPGQIVGYPILDLENFFTDIHKYLRFLEEVIILTLAEYGIIGTRSEGETGVWLDVGTPFARKICAMGVRASRWVTMHGFALNVNANLGYFDNIIPCGIKGKAVTSLHVELGREIDETEIKEKIVKHFAILFDSVFV from the coding sequence ATGAACAACATAATCAAGCTCCAAGATTTAGGCAACAAAGACTATAAAGAAACTTGGGATTACCAAGAAAAACTTTTTAAAGAAATTGTCGATATCAAAATACAAAAAAGGAATAATCCTGATTTGATAACACCTAATTATTTCCTTTTTGTAGAACATCCGCATGTTTACACTTTAGGAAAAAGCGGTGATATTTCTAATTTGTTGCTTTCCGAAAAACAATTGGAAGCTAAAGGCGCTACTTTTTATAAAATCAATCGCGGTGGCGATATCACTTATCATGGTCCGGGGCAAATTGTAGGTTATCCAATCTTGGATTTAGAAAACTTTTTCACCGATATACATAAGTATTTAAGGTTTTTAGAAGAAGTTATTATTCTGACTTTAGCCGAGTATGGTATAATCGGTACAAGAAGCGAAGGCGAAACGGGGGTTTGGTTAGATGTTGGTACACCATTCGCCCGAAAAATTTGTGCGATGGGTGTTCGAGCCAGTCGTTGGGTAACGATGCATGGTTTTGCTTTAAATGTCAATGCCAATTTAGGTTACTTTGACAATATCATTCCGTGTGGTATCAAAGGCAAGGCAGTAACGTCACTTCATGTAGAATTGGGGCGAGAAATCGATGAAACAGAAATAAAGGAAAAAATTGTTAAACATTTTGCAATCCTTTTTGATTCTGTTTTTGTCTAA
- the lysS gene encoding lysine--tRNA ligase has translation MQLSEQEIIRREKLNTLRELGINPYPADLFPVDHTSKQVKENFEEGKKVVLAGRMMSDRDMGKASFVELQDSEGRIQLYFNRDVLCPGEDKTLYTQVFRKLTDLGDFIGIEGEMFLTKVGEKSVRVDKFTFLSKTLRPLPLPKKDEDGNVHDAFNDAELRYRMRYVDLVVNPQVKEVFIKRTKLFTAMRNFFNAAGYMEVETPVLQSIAGGAAARPFITHHNSLDIPLYMRIANELYLKRLIVGGFDGVYEFSKNFRNEGMDRTHNPEFTAMEIYVSYKDYNWMMEFAENLLEYCANEVNGTTESVFGEHKVNFKAPYARVTMTDAIKQFTGFDISGKSEAEIFAAARGMNIEVDETMGKGKLIDEIFGAKCEGNFIQPTFITDYPKEMSPLCKEHRDNPELTERFELMVCGKEIANAYSELNDPIDQRERFEAQLQLAERGDDEATQFIDNDFLRALEYGMPPTSGMGIGMDRLIMFLTNNPSIQEVLFFPQMRPEKKQLDLTEDEKVIIGLLKTENNQALGLLKEQSQLSGKKWDAAIKGLAKHGLTKVVVDGDNKTVVLN, from the coding sequence ATGCAACTTTCGGAACAAGAAATCATTAGAAGAGAGAAACTAAACACTTTACGCGAATTAGGAATTAACCCTTATCCTGCGGATTTATTCCCAGTGGATCATACTTCCAAACAGGTTAAGGAAAACTTCGAAGAAGGAAAGAAGGTTGTGTTGGCCGGTCGAATGATGAGCGACAGAGATATGGGAAAAGCTTCGTTTGTAGAATTACAAGATAGCGAAGGCAGAATTCAGTTGTATTTTAACCGTGATGTGCTATGTCCGGGCGAAGACAAAACTTTATATACTCAGGTTTTTAGGAAACTGACCGACTTAGGGGATTTTATAGGAATTGAAGGCGAAATGTTTTTAACCAAAGTAGGTGAAAAATCAGTTCGTGTAGACAAATTCACTTTCTTAAGTAAAACTTTACGTCCGTTACCGTTACCCAAAAAAGACGAAGACGGAAATGTACATGATGCTTTTAACGATGCCGAATTGCGATACAGAATGCGCTATGTAGATTTAGTCGTAAATCCACAAGTGAAAGAAGTGTTCATTAAAAGAACCAAATTGTTCACAGCGATGCGTAACTTTTTCAACGCTGCCGGTTATATGGAAGTAGAAACTCCGGTATTGCAATCCATCGCCGGTGGTGCAGCAGCGCGTCCGTTTATTACGCATCACAATAGTTTGGACATTCCTTTGTATATGAGAATTGCCAACGAATTGTATTTAAAAAGACTAATCGTAGGTGGTTTTGACGGTGTGTATGAATTCTCGAAAAACTTCAGAAATGAAGGAATGGACAGAACGCACAATCCGGAATTTACCGCGATGGAAATTTATGTTTCTTATAAAGATTACAACTGGATGATGGAATTTGCCGAAAACTTATTGGAATATTGTGCCAATGAAGTAAACGGAACGACAGAATCGGTTTTTGGAGAACACAAAGTAAATTTCAAAGCGCCTTATGCTCGTGTAACGATGACCGATGCTATCAAACAATTTACCGGCTTTGATATTTCGGGCAAAAGCGAAGCAGAGATTTTTGCGGCAGCTCGCGGAATGAATATCGAAGTAGATGAAACGATGGGCAAAGGCAAATTGATCGATGAGATTTTTGGCGCCAAATGTGAAGGCAACTTTATCCAACCGACCTTTATTACTGATTATCCAAAAGAAATGTCTCCGCTTTGTAAAGAACACCGAGACAATCCTGAATTGACAGAGCGTTTTGAATTAATGGTTTGCGGAAAAGAAATTGCCAATGCCTATTCTGAACTAAACGACCCAATTGACCAAAGAGAACGTTTTGAAGCCCAATTGCAATTGGCAGAACGCGGCGATGATGAAGCAACACAATTCATAGACAACGACTTTTTAAGAGCTTTAGAGTATGGAATGCCACCAACATCCGGAATGGGAATTGGAATGGACCGATTGATTATGTTCTTAACCAATAATCCTTCGATTCAGGAAGTATTGTTCTTCCCACAAATGCGCCCGGAGAAAAAGCAATTGGATTTAACCGAAGATGAAAAAGTAATCATTGGTTTATTGAAAACAGAAAACAACCAAGCTTTAGGACTATTAAAAGAACAATCTCAATTGAGTGGTAAAAAATGGGATGCAGCGATTAAAGGTTTAGCTAAGCATGGTTTAACGAAAGTAGTTGTTGACGGCGATAACAAAACGGTGGTTTTGAACTAA
- the hemL gene encoding glutamate-1-semialdehyde 2,1-aminomutase, whose product MIYQRSSQLFAEAEKVIPGGVNSPVRAFKGVGGTPIFAKSAKGAYLYDEDDNRLIDYINSWGPMILGHAFQPVVDAVVEKAKKGTSFGMPTELETKIAQLAIAMVPNIDKIRFVNSGTEACMSAIRLARGFTKRDKIIKFSGCYHGHSDSFLIAAGSGLSTFGVPNSPGVTQGTAKDTLLANYNDLENVKALFEASKNEIAAIIIEPVAGNMGCVPPKNGFLQSLREVCDANGALLIFDEVMTGFRLAKGGAQELYGVTADIACFGKVIGGGLPVGAFAARHEIMDYLAPLGPVYQAGTLSGNPLAMAAGLAMLEALNNDVDIFKRLEEKTAYLYKGIHKVLSDNNIVFTINRVGSMISVHFDANPVVDFQTAKNGDNETFKKFFHGLLNEGVYIAPSAYETWFITDALTYEDLDFTINAINKVAQKL is encoded by the coding sequence ATGATTTATCAAAGAAGCAGTCAGTTGTTTGCTGAAGCTGAAAAAGTGATTCCAGGTGGTGTGAATTCACCTGTAAGAGCATTTAAAGGAGTAGGCGGAACGCCTATTTTTGCCAAAAGTGCCAAAGGCGCTTACTTGTATGATGAAGATGATAACCGATTGATTGACTATATCAATTCTTGGGGGCCAATGATTTTAGGGCATGCTTTCCAACCTGTAGTGGATGCCGTTGTTGAAAAAGCTAAAAAAGGAACTTCCTTCGGAATGCCTACCGAATTAGAAACCAAAATCGCTCAGTTAGCCATTGCTATGGTGCCGAATATTGACAAAATTCGTTTTGTAAATTCAGGAACCGAAGCTTGTATGAGCGCAATTCGTCTCGCCAGAGGATTTACAAAAAGAGATAAAATTATCAAATTTTCAGGTTGTTATCACGGTCATTCGGATTCTTTTTTGATAGCAGCAGGAAGCGGATTAAGTACATTTGGCGTACCAAACAGTCCGGGAGTTACGCAAGGAACAGCCAAAGATACCTTATTGGCGAACTACAATGATTTAGAAAATGTAAAAGCATTATTCGAAGCCAGTAAAAATGAAATCGCTGCTATTATCATCGAACCGGTTGCCGGAAATATGGGTTGTGTACCTCCAAAAAATGGGTTTTTACAATCACTTCGTGAAGTTTGTGATGCCAATGGCGCATTGCTGATTTTTGATGAAGTCATGACTGGTTTTCGCTTGGCTAAAGGTGGCGCGCAGGAATTATATGGTGTAACTGCAGATATTGCTTGTTTTGGAAAAGTTATTGGCGGTGGTTTGCCGGTTGGTGCTTTTGCAGCACGCCATGAAATCATGGATTATTTAGCGCCGCTTGGACCGGTTTATCAAGCCGGGACTTTGTCAGGAAATCCGTTGGCGATGGCTGCCGGTTTGGCTATGTTGGAAGCTTTAAATAACGATGTCGATATTTTTAAAAGACTGGAAGAAAAAACCGCTTATTTGTACAAAGGTATTCACAAAGTTTTGAGTGATAATAATATTGTGTTTACCATTAACAGAGTAGGATCGATGATTTCAGTTCATTTTGATGCGAATCCGGTTGTCGATTTTCAAACGGCTAAAAATGGCGATAATGAAACCTTTAAGAAATTCTTTCACGGGTTGTTGAACGAAGGAGTTTATATTGCGCCATCGGCATATGAAACCTGGTTTATTACTGATGCGTTGACTTATGAAGATTTAGATTTTACGATTAATGCAATCAATAAAGTTGCCCAAAAATTATAA
- a CDS encoding glucosaminidase domain-containing protein: MIKKLFLLLLMIFVASCGSNQSVVRTSQPDPRKATTPVAQRVKKPIYRPNQPKKPEAVAQKTTTTIPNNSSSTEILEATTRVRVTTEMVLAYIDKYKAIAKENMEKTGIPASVTLGQAILESGAGTGPLSMQANNHFGIKCHKEWTGPSIRYTDDEENECFRKYDDPSGSFRDHSYFLTSRPRYASLFQLGKNDYAAWARGLKAAGYATDPKYPEKLIGLIERYQLAKYDAEVLGKDYVSMAVAKKEIVYAEEVERYTVVKGDTLYSLSKKFNISIEELKRKNNMNDNSLSLGQTIIVK, encoded by the coding sequence ATGATTAAGAAACTTTTTTTATTACTCCTTATGATTTTTGTGGCTTCTTGTGGTTCAAACCAATCAGTAGTCAGAACGTCACAACCTGATCCAAGAAAAGCAACAACTCCGGTTGCGCAAAGAGTCAAGAAACCGATTTACAGACCAAATCAACCTAAAAAACCGGAAGCAGTTGCGCAAAAAACAACCACAACTATTCCGAACAATTCTAGTTCTACAGAGATTTTAGAAGCAACAACCAGAGTTAGAGTAACTACTGAAATGGTCTTGGCTTATATAGATAAATACAAAGCCATCGCCAAAGAAAATATGGAAAAAACCGGAATTCCGGCCAGCGTTACTTTAGGACAAGCTATCTTAGAATCAGGTGCTGGAACAGGTCCGTTAAGCATGCAGGCTAATAATCATTTTGGAATCAAATGCCATAAAGAATGGACCGGACCAAGTATAAGATATACTGATGATGAAGAAAATGAGTGTTTTAGAAAATATGATGATCCAAGTGGTTCATTCCGTGATCATTCTTATTTTTTAACTAGTCGTCCGCGTTATGCTTCCTTATTCCAACTGGGTAAAAATGATTATGCGGCTTGGGCGAGAGGTTTAAAAGCTGCCGGTTATGCTACGGATCCTAAATATCCTGAAAAATTGATTGGTTTGATTGAGCGTTATCAGTTGGCTAAATATGATGCTGAAGTTTTAGGCAAAGACTATGTTTCTATGGCTGTTGCCAAAAAAGAAATAGTGTATGCTGAAGAAGTTGAAAGATACACTGTGGTCAAAGGTGATACCTTATATTCATTATCTAAAAAGTTCAATATTTCGATTGAAGAATTAAAAAGAAAAAACAATATGAACGATAATTCATTGTCTCTTGGGCAAACTATTATCGTTAAGTAA
- a CDS encoding 1-aminocyclopropane-1-carboxylate deaminase/D-cysteine desulfhydrase produces the protein MESYNQKIEIENPDYSLYIKREDLLHPYISGNKFRKLKYNLAQAKNENKPTLLTFGGAFSNHILAVAAAGKENGFKTIGVIRGDELRDKITENPTLQKAQDFGMVFEFVSREVYSQKSNCDFILKLEEKFGDFYLLPEGGTNDLAIKGCEEILTESDGIFDYICCAIGTGGTISGIINCSKSSQQVLGFPALKGDFLREDIRKFVQNQNWELFTEYHFGGYAKVTTELVQFINNFYQTHQIPLDPIYTGKMVYGVLDLMEKEWFPKGSKILLIHTGGLQGIKGMNRLLKQKNQIEIKTYD, from the coding sequence TTGGAAAGTTATAATCAAAAAATTGAAATCGAGAACCCGGATTATTCGCTTTACATCAAGCGCGAAGATTTGCTGCATCCTTATATTTCAGGTAACAAATTCAGAAAACTGAAATACAATTTGGCACAAGCCAAAAATGAAAACAAGCCAACTTTATTGACTTTCGGAGGTGCTTTTTCCAATCATATTTTAGCGGTTGCTGCTGCCGGAAAGGAAAATGGTTTTAAAACCATTGGCGTAATTAGAGGCGATGAGTTGCGAGACAAAATCACTGAAAATCCTACCTTGCAAAAAGCCCAAGATTTCGGAATGGTTTTTGAGTTTGTTTCCAGAGAAGTTTACAGCCAAAAGAGCAACTGTGATTTTATACTGAAATTAGAAGAGAAATTTGGTGATTTTTATCTCTTGCCCGAAGGCGGAACCAATGATTTAGCCATAAAAGGATGTGAAGAGATTTTAACTGAATCCGATGGTATCTTCGACTATATTTGTTGTGCAATAGGAACTGGTGGTACGATTTCAGGAATTATAAATTGTTCAAAAAGTAGTCAACAAGTTTTGGGATTTCCTGCTTTGAAAGGTGATTTTTTAAGGGAAGATATTCGTAAATTTGTTCAGAATCAAAATTGGGAATTGTTCACAGAGTATCATTTTGGTGGTTACGCCAAAGTCACAACGGAATTAGTACAATTCATCAATAATTTTTATCAAACACATCAAATCCCTTTAGATCCGATTTACACCGGAAAAATGGTTTATGGTGTTTTAGATTTAATGGAAAAAGAATGGTTTCCAAAAGGCTCAAAAATACTATTGATTCACACTGGCGGTTTGCAAGGAATTAAAGGTATGAACCGCTTATTAAAACAAAAAAACCAAATCGAAATAAAAACCTATGATTAA